The genomic region GGATGCTGTTATTCTTTCGGATAATCCACAAACCTCTTCAGCTCAACGAGAACCTCCGCCGAAATTCCCAAGCCGTCTGCGCCCGCGGCTTCGATATGCTCGATAATATCGATTACGGATATCAAGGAGCTGACCTTAACGTTGCATTTATCCTCAATGACCTTCGAGAACACCCTTCCGTCCCCGCCCCTCTCCATCCTGTCCACGACCACCAAAATCCCAACCACCTCTGCCTTCGTCTCCCCCTCCAGCCGATCTATCGCATCTATCTTCGTCTTGCCGTCCGTTATGACGTCATCAACGAGAAGGACTCGCTTCCCCTCAAGATCGGTCCCGATGAAATCGCCCCCCTCCCCGTGCGTCTTGCTCTCCTTCCTGTCGTAGGCGAATCCCTTGACGACATCGTATCTC from Candidatus Zymogenus saltonus harbors:
- the pyrE gene encoding orotate phosphoribosyltransferase, which codes for MEELKRRTIGLLLTSGAVRFGEFRLKSGRMSPYFVNLGDLADGRAISELAGLMADKIKADTGLEGFDVVFGPAYKGIVLASALTSSLYERYDVVKGFAYDRKESKTHGEGGDFIGTDLEGKRVLLVDDVITDGKTKIDAIDRLEGETKAEVVGILVVVDRMERGGDGRVFSKVIEDKCNVKVSSLISVIDIIEHIEAAGADGLGISAEVLVELKRFVDYPKE